The genomic region AACTCATTGCTTAAGTCCCAGAGATTCGTTTTTGACTTTTCCCTTTGGTAATCTCTATTCATTCCACTCAATCCGACCGCGTCAACCTTGACTCCACCCGATTTTCAGAGGCATTCATTTCTTGACGACTAGCGAAAATACAAACACGTAAAAGTGCAGCATGAATAGGGGCGCATAATAAACACTCGAACTCTCCTGGGGCTTGCTTTGTTACAAACAAATTGCACCGAGTACCACATCAGAAAGCTTAACGATTGAAAGCCACAGATGACAGTCTGAGCATGGTTCTGTGGCACAAGGGTTCTGGAACTCAAGAGGAACGAGAATCGATCGGCGCTAATGCACCACTATCCCAGTCTAATCTGTGGCGGTGCGACATACCCTCACAATTAAAATCGTCTGTCTCAGGAAACGAAACTCAAAAGCCCTGTTCCAGTAATAAATGCACATATGATGTTATAGCAAATTCTTTTGAGGGTAGCAGGGATTTCGGAAAGTGCCaaggggtttttttttatttttttatttttttttattggCAGGGTCTTCTTCTTATTTGGGCACAGAACGATCAAGAGAGGAAAACCGGGGACTGAAACTCGAATTTCCAATCCTCGGTACCTTTTACGAGTCATAACGTGTTTTCGCCTGATAAAATACATCCACAAATAACAACTCGGGATACTTTCTCCTTGTCTGGATAGACTGGCATAACCTTGATTATTTTGTATTTTGTCTTGTCTATTCTTGGAAGCTTAGTATTGGTATTTCCATAAATCTCCATTAATCCAGGTCATTCAAATCCTTGCACGTGGCACATTCAAACAAACGCGCTACTGGATGTGGGGTCACAAGGCCCCTGACCCACAAGCATTTCTCCGTGGTTCTCTCCACTGactaaagataaaataaaaaaaaagaacgTCAGATCCAAAGCTTGAGAGAGATCTTGTCCATGCTGGCTGCATATACATCACCAGAATGGATCCGACACTTTTTATCAACGACATCGTTGAGCACGATACTTCCACAAAGAAGCCTGCTGAGTTTAACGACCTGCCTATATCCTCTACCGGCTTCCCTCAACATaaaagaagatggaagacCTCCGCTTTCAAGCAGAAGCGCGCCGGAGCAGCCGGAGCAACAACGCCTGCCGAACAACCTAAAGCCGGAAAGCCATCTCAAGCTTCGTCTTCAGATGTAGATTTTAAGGATATTGAGAGACAACGCATAGACCAGGAGAACCAGGAGAAGATTGCAAATATGACACCCGCCGAGATCgctcaagcccaagaagatATCATGAACGGTCTGAACCCGGCTCTCATTCAAAGGTTGCTATCGCGGGCCAACATCGAAGAGCCTACTGGTCCCTCGCCTTTTGATGCACCAAAACAAgagaaacaacaagaagcacaagacCCTCCACCTACGATTAAAGTCGAAGACGCTGCCACGAACGAAGCACCGGAGAGCACCTCAGCGACTACACCCCACGCTCGCAAGGCCTCAATAGAATCGGCATCGCAAAGTTCCCATTCAGTTTCCCAAGAACCTTCATTGAAAAAGGTGTCGGATCACTATGATGAAGACAAAGCTCCGACGCAAATACCACCCGATCTGTTTCCTATTACCGACCAACCCAAGTCGGTTCATTTTCCTGTACCACCAGCTTTGGCCGATCTCGACCCTTCCGACCCGAATTTCTTAGAATCGCTGCACAAGAAATATTTTCCCAATCTACCCGCCGACCCTAGCAAGCTCGCATGGATGGCACCCATTCCTACCGAGGACAGTCCGGCTGACAAAGACTCCTCATACTATCCGCATCCCGAGATTGCTGTCAACGCTCTGCGCTTCGACTTTCAGGGCCGATTCTTATCACCAAGAGTCAGCCGATCCATCCCTTCTTCGAAGGGTTTACACCACCACGGCGATGCCCCCGAGGCTGCAGGATACACAGTTGCGGAGCTAGCTCATCTTGCCAGAAGTGCTGTTCCTGCGCAAAGATGTATGGCTTTCCAGACATTGGGGAGAATTCTCTATCGTCTCGGACTCGGTGAGTGGGGCAAGAGTGAGGATGACCCTATTGCTATGGGAATCTGGGCAGTTGTCAAGAAGGGAAGGGTCCTCGATAGCTTGACTGAGGCTGCCATGAACGAAAACGGTCACAGAGGAAGCCGAGTCTACGCTACTGAGGCGTTATGGCTGTTTGAGAAGGGTGGCTGGAAGGAGAAATTCAAGGGCAGGTGATCGTGCCATTTCCGTTCTATAAAAATTTGGGTACATGACCTATTCACGATAATGAGACAGCAAAATACAACCTGTATTTAATAGAGGAACAGCACCTTGTCTGATGTTGGAAAAGCTCGGCACGTGCAGACTCATCGATCCAGTTTATTGACAGCATCGGTGCTATAAACTCGGCTCGTCAATGCCAATTGGTGCCACGTAGCGATGATAATGAAAGATGTAGCAGGTGCTTGGCGTGATAGACATCGGACCATGCATTCTTTGAGGAATAACAGAGTTCATTGGTTTTGTTTTGGGTGATAATTCACTTATCTTCCACTACCTGACTATCAAAGCTTAACCAGGCGTAGGGTGAAGGTTGACGCAATACCTTGTCTAAAAGATTAACAGAGGCACTACAGACAAACCTTACATACTACAACTAAAAGGGGGGACTATATGGTTGATGGCGTGACTATAGCTAATGTTAACATGTTCTATGGAGTTCAAGCTGATGAATGGAATAAACACGCTCAAAACAACtctctatattaaaagtacAAGGGGCTCTTGTGGCTCGAAGGTAATGGCTTATTAGCACTTGGAATAGAATAAAGGATCTAATGCATTCGGTGCTCCCGTTGAAAGAGTCTAACAGATAAGGAAAGGTTCGCGGAGCACTCGACGATCTTAGCACAGTTGGCCATGGTTTCTGATCAAAGAGAAATCTGGAGCCGCATGCACTGTAAAAATAGGTCAGGTAAGTAAGGTAGGTTTCTGAACTCAAGTGAGACAGTGTGAAGGCTGAGTCAAGGGCGAACGGTTGGCGGTGATTATGCGGTGTGTGGCTAGGTTGTACCCAGTAAGAAACAAAAAGGGAGGCCACCTCAGCGGGAGCCTCCACTGGGCCTGGGCACTGGGCTGCCTACCACCTACCACCCGGGCTACCTTACGTAGGTACGGAAAAAAAGAATGGGAACCTGGTCCGGCCTAACGAAAAAAAATCCATATTTACCTATGCTTGGTGGCCAAAGCCGtcaacttctttctcttccctcttgtTTCGTTTCCCTTCAACCAAAAACATCACGGCACTGCCGCGccaattcctcctccttctccctccctctGGGTGACTTGCCGtcttctttttatcttcCTTCCGGTCACCGAATCAGTCAGTTCTTGTCTTATTACTTCGCTTTGTCGGCTTCGCTCAATCGCAATCGATCGATATTCCCCCGCCACTTTTTGTTTGTTGCTCCGCGACGACTTCAAACAACAACTCTCGATCCAAACCTTTTGCGAGTCGGATCCAGCGCTCTTGATCCCCTCTCAAGCGACTATTTGTACTGCTCTTCGTTGCGCAGTCAAAGAAAAAGTACAACGCTTCTTTTGGCATTTTGCTCTCCCGCTTATTCGCCCAATCCGAATCTGAGCCTAAGCTTTCTGCCCCACGATCGCGATCTACATCGACCGTCGATAAGTGCACGCACACGATACAACAGAACTTTTTGACAACCGGCCccaaaaaagacttaagcAAGACACGAGACACTGTGACTTTCACTAGCCATGGCGTCTCCGCTGCAGTTTGCCTACCGAACCCAGAGGGACATCGGCATCACCGACGCCGCGCCCGTCTATCAACCTCTCGCTGGGTTCAAGAAGCCTGAAGGTAACCTCCGGTGCTGTACCTACTCGCCATGTGGTCGCTACTTCGCTTGGGCCTCTCCCGAGGCTGTCACTATCATTGATCCCTCAACTTCCCAGCAGGTCCTGTCCCTCCCCATCTCCAACGTCTACGAGCTCGGTTTCTCTCCTCGAGGTACTTTCGTCATCACCTGGGAACGCCCtgccaaggatgagaacggagatgccaccaagaacctcaaagTCTGGCGCgttgtggaggaggatgtctCTGGTCAGGACAAGCAGCCCCTCGGCCGCTTTGTTCAGAAACAGCAGCAAGGCTGGAACCTTCAGTACACAGCTGATGAGAAGTACTGTGCTCGTCTCGTTACAAACGAAGTCCAGTTTTACGAGAGTCACGATCTCGTCAAGGTCTGGAACAAGCTCCGAGTCGAGGGTGTCACCAACTTTGCTCTTGCTCCTGGCAGCCAAAACCACGCCGTTGCCGTCTTTGTTCCCGAGCGTAAGGTCAGCAAATAGCCAAAGCAATTTTCAAGAAGTGTATACTGACAACTTCCAGGGCCAACCCGCTgccgtcaaggtcttcaacGTCCCTCTTTTCACCAATCCAATCTCCCAAAAGACCTTCTTCAAGGGAGACAAGGTCCAGCTGAAGTGGAACAAGCTTGGCTCCAGCCTTCTGGTGCTGGCCCAAACCGACGTTGATCGCTCAGGCAAGAGTTACTATGGCGAGACCACGCTGTATCTGCTCAGCACCACTGGTGCTTTTGATGCCCGCGTGTCCCTGGATAAGGAGGGTCCCATTCATGATGTTTCTTGGTCCCACAACTCGAGAGAGTTCGGTGTTGTGTATGGTACCATGCCTCCCAAggccaccatcttcaaccaccgGGCCGTTGCCACGCATTCCTTCCCGATTGCCCCTCGCAACACTATCACTTTCTCGCCAAACGGTCGCTTTGTTTTGGTAGCAGGTTTCGGCAACCTTGCTGGTCAGATCGATGTTTACGATCTCGAGAAGGATTTCCGCAAGATTACCACTTTTGAGAGCGGTAATCCCAGCGTCTGCGAATGGAGTCCCGATAGTCGCTACATCATGACTGCCACAACCTCTCCCCGACTTCGTGTTGACAACGGCGTCAAGTTATGGCATGTTAGCGGCAATCTCATGTATAACGAGGATATGGTCGAGTTATACAATGTTGTCTGGCGACCTCAGGGTCCCGAGAGCATTGCTCCCGGTGACCCTTTGGCACCCATTCCTACGCCTCATGCCTCTGCTACGGCCTACCTGGGCTCGGTCAAGACTCCCAGCAAGCCCGCTGGTGCCTACCGCCCTCCCGGCGCCCGTGGCCTGGCCACTCCTCTGCACTTCAAGCGTGAGGATGAGGGCGGTGCCGCCCACGTTGTGAGCAACGGACTACCCAACGTCGGTCCGAACGGTTTTGGTCGCCCTCGCCGCGCTGTGCCCGGTGCTGATTTAGCTGATCAAGCTCCCACGGTTAGGACCGTCCCAGGAGCTGAACCCTTGGGTGATGAAAACTCGTCCAAGTctaagaacaagaagaagagaaacaagaagaaTGCCCAGGGTGAGGGCCGGCCCCAAGGCGAGCCTAACGGTGGAGCTAGCCTGGCGCCTCCTCCTCACGACCGAGGCCACGGCTCCGGTCACGAGGGTCGCAGCCCCGAGCGACGAAATCACCGCAACCGGAGCCAATCGCGTAACAACCAGGCCCGAAGCCGCAGTAACACTCACCGCAACGGCCATGGACACCATGCTCATGCAAGCCAGGGTGCCGGAAGTGGTGCTCCTGATGCAGTACAGAACCCTAACGCTAAGAAGATCCGCAGtctccagaagaaggttCGCGCCATCGAGGACCTTGAGATGCGTCTGGCTGGTGGAGAGAAGCTCGAGGATACCCAGCTTAagaagatcaacaccaagtcGTCCGTGCTTAAGGAGCTCGACGGATTGGAGAAGGGGAACTAAAGGACGGACGACTTTGGGGGTTGATAGGGGACAATACTTTTAGGTGATTCTTTAGCAGAAGTGACATGTAGTAGTAGGTTGGAATCTGTCAGATTGGGAGTATTGGCGAGCCACAGCGGACTCTGTGATATTGGGCTGTACTTTGTTGGACACCTGCTCGGCGTGGATAGGTCGACTTTGTGGTTCTTCTCATGAAGGCAGTCAACCAGGGAGTCTCAAAAGTCATCAGGATTACGGGAGACTTGGTCGGCGTACCATAGTCTGACAGTACAAAATCGCAACAAAAATGAATCTTTTTGTCTACATAAATCTTGAATTCCTACGGCGAGATGGTGCAAGACCTTTTTGTGTTTAATATGTAGATGCAATACCCTGTGGCTGGCGATGGAAACGATCAGAGTTCATATACATATCTTTCGCTTCTCGTATTCAATATCAAGCCTCGATACGAGGCCCGGTTAGCTCAATCGGTAGAGCGTGAGACTCTTAAATGAGTACACTatctcaaggttgcgggTTCGACCCCCGCATCGGGCTGTTCCTATGTTCCAAATGGGATTGAGTAATtgttaatatcttttttgaAAAGTTTTTGAATATTGAGTACAAGTGAACTTGTGGTTGGTGGTTAACTGAATCGTAGTGTTGTTATCGCAATGAGTCCTGGTATTGTAAATAAGGCAACCGCTGGGTTTATGGTTGAAACATAAAACAAGTGATCACCTAAACTTTATTGTCCATGGAGCAACAACGTAACAATTCACAAAGTGGCATATATTTCCCAACTTCCATTTTAGAGTGCTTTATATACTGTAAACGATTACGCATGCTtttttcatcatcaatcgccTGCTGTCTTCTCCAACACTCCTTCTCCCTCTGTCTTTGGGTTCTCTGCTTCTCGTTGCTGCTtcttttcaagcttcttctgataCTTGGCTCTCTTCGCATCAAGTCGATCCTGCTCCTCTCTCAAAGCTCTAATGGTTGGGCTCTTTGCTCTGATCTTGGCTCCGTATCGCCAGAACACGAATGGAATTGGAATCATAGCTACCTCGAGGAGGCCCAGAAGTGTTCCAGCCCATTGAGGGGTCATGGCGGCGTATATCTTAGGACCAGCCAGGGGCAAAACGCCGCCAGCAATACTGCGAATGACAGCGTTTCCGGCGAGGGCACTGGCAGCGTATATGGAGTACGCGCCAGCCAGATAATTCGAGCCGTagatgaagctgatggtgttgcCTGCACCGAAAGGGATGCCGAAAGCGATCGGAATAGCCCAATGAATGGTCGCTGGCAGGCATGTCCACGAAAACACAAGCTGGCCGATCGGGGTCAGGATGGCGCCAATGGCCATGACTAGAGCCGTTGCTTCAGGCTGAGGCCTGCCAGTGACTGGgtctcgaggctgagagtTGATCAGTCGCCGGAAAAGAGGCTCTGCGAAGATGGCAAGCATGGTTCCGACGCCGATGCCTACAAAGGCCAGTCCTGACATGCCTGCATCCCATCCACGGTGCTGGGAAAATACGATTGGGTATGCCACAAAACACAGATATAGGATGGCATAAATCAGCGATATCCTGTGATGCCGTCAGGGTTAGCACACAGGAAACAGGTACGCCAGCAGGCATGGGACTACAACTCACCAGATATCCATAAACCACAGAATAGGTTCAGATGCCAACAGAGTAAATGGCCTACTCATGTTGATCTTTATCAGGTGACGGGTGGAAACCCTTTGGTCATACTGACACCAATACCGCGGGTCATCGTT from Fusarium fujikuroi IMI 58289 draft genome, chromosome FFUJ_chr04 harbors:
- a CDS encoding related to eukaryotic translation initiation factor 3 subunit 9 codes for the protein MASPLQFAYRTQRDIGITDAAPVYQPLAGFKKPEGNLRCCTYSPCGRYFAWASPEAVTIIDPSTSQQVLSLPISNVYELGFSPRGTFVITWERPAKDENGDATKNLKVWRVVEEDVSGQDKQPLGRFVQKQQQGWNLQYTADEKYCARLVTNEVQFYESHDLVKVWNKLRVEGVTNFALAPGSQNHAVAVFVPERKGQPAAVKVFNVPLFTNPISQKTFFKGDKVQLKWNKLGSSLLVLAQTDVDRSGKSYYGETTLYLLSTTGAFDARVSLDKEGPIHDVSWSHNSREFGVVYGTMPPKATIFNHRAVATHSFPIAPRNTITFSPNGRFVLVAGFGNLAGQIDVYDLEKDFRKITTFESGNPSVCEWSPDSRYIMTATTSPRLRVDNGVKLWHVSGNLMYNEDMVELYNVVWRPQGPESIAPGDPLAPIPTPHASATAYLGSVKTPSKPAGAYRPPGARGLATPLHFKREDEGGAAHVVSNGLPNVGPNGFGRPRRAVPGADLADQAPTVRTVPGAEPLGDENSSKSKNKKKRNKKNAQGEGRPQGEPNGGASLAPPPHDRGHGSGHEGRSPERRNHRNRSQSRNNQARSRSNTHRNGHGHHAHASQGAGSGAPDAVQNPNAKKIRSLQKKVRAIEDLEMRLAGGEKLEDTQLKKINTKSSVLKELDGLEKGN